The following is a genomic window from Deltaproteobacteria bacterium HGW-Deltaproteobacteria-4.
AGGCCCTTGACCGGGCTGATGCGATTTATCTGTCACGGATGAATGCGGATGCCGACGGCGACGTCTCCTTTCCGGATATTGACCCCCTGATCTGGCAGGTAGTGCAGGAGGAGCGCTTTGCCGACTTTGTGCATCTTTGTTATCGTCGCAAATGAGCAGAACACGGGATCGCCTGTTCGGGATAATTGCCTTTTTCCCCTGTTTTTGGTAGACAAAGCCATGCAGATTTTTTTAGTACTCCAGCCCCTGCCATCTTTTAAACATGAACATCCTGCGAGCTGACCGGAATGAGTGAAAAAGCAAAGACCACCCCGCCCGCCACCATCCTTCAAGATCCCCTGCACAAGGAGATCGCCGGGGTTCTTCTCGGAGCTTGCGGTATCTATCTGGCGCTGACTCTTTTCAGTCATCACGGCGGCGATCCGACGATGAATAATAACGTTCAGCCGTTGGCGATCGGCAACCTCGGCGGCCAATTTGGCGCTTACCTGAGTGATATCCTTTATCAGTCTTTCGGTTTTGCCGCCCTGCTGATTCCCGCCGGTTTTCTTGCCGTGGCCTGGCGCTTCCTTCGTTTTCGTGATGTGCACTTCCCACTGTGGCGCATCGGCGCCTACCTTCTGCTCCTTTTCAGCCTCGATGGTCTGCTTGCCCTCTTTCTGTCTCGGGTCGAGCTCTTTGGCGAAACAATCGGTGAAGCCGGCGGTTTGATCGGGCGGATTCTTGCCGACGATTTTTTTGTCCCGCTCCTCGGACGCGGCGGCGCTTTTCTCATCCTTTTTCCGCTCTTTCTCGTCGCCTGCATCCTGTCGTCCCGTTTCTCCTTTGTCCTCTTTTTTCAGGGGCGTCTGCAAGAGTTCAAATTTCTCCTGGCACAGCGCCGTGAGCAGTCCCGGGCGGTCAAGGAGCTCGCGGCCCGGGAAAATAATGCAACGCTGCAGGAAGGACCGCGGATTACGCCACCCCGTCCTGTTTACGTCGAGCCGCCGACCAAAGCCGCCAAGCGCAAGAAAGAGGCGGCTGAGGCGCCGGTGCAGGAAGTCTTTACCTTCCTGGAAGCGTGCGGCACCTATCATCTCCCCCCCCTCTCCCTCCTTGATCATGAAGGGGAGGCGAGCAAGCCGGTCGATCGCGAAGCGCTCCTCGCCAATGCCCGTATCCTTGAAACCAAGTTTGCCGACTTCAATGTTGCCGGCGAGGTCACCGAGGTCAAGCCCGGTCCGGTCGTGACCATGTACGAATTCGCCCCGGCGCCGGGAGTCAAGGTCAACCGCATCTCCAACCTTTCCGATGATCTCTCCATGGCACTGCGCGCGCTGTCGATCCGCATCGTCGCACCGATTCCCGGTCGAGGCGTTGTCGGTATCGAAATCCCCAACCGGGAGAGGGAGACGGTCTGGCTCAAAGATATCTTCTCCTCCGAAGAGTTTCAGAAGAACGGCGGCCGTCTGCCGCTGGCGCTGGGCAAGGATATCTTCGGCAGTACCGTCGTTGCCGACCTGTCGCGCATGCCGCACGTCCTCGTTGCCGGTTCAACCGGCAGTGGTAAGTCGGTCTCGATTAATACCATGGTCCTCTCCCTCCTTTACCGCGCCAAGCCGGAGGATGTGCGGATCATCATGGTCGACCCGAAGATGCTCGAACTCTCCATCTACGAAGGGATCCCCCACCTCCTGTTGCCGGTCGTCACCAACCCGAAGAAGGCGGTCCTTGCCCTGGCCTGGGCGGTGCGGGAGATGGAGCGGCGCTACCGCCTTCTCTCCGACAAGAAGGTGCGGGATATTGCCGGTTACAACAGGAAGATTGCCAAAGAGGTTGACGATACCGCTGCCGCCCTGGCCCGCGGCGAGGTGGTGATTGATCTGGTTGAACCGGCGTACGGTCTCGATGAAGAGTTGCCGATCGTTTCGCCGCTGGAAGGGGAGGTTCTTGAACACGGCCATCTCCCTTATATTGTCGTCATCGTTGATGAACTCGCCGACCTGATGATGGTCGCCGGCCGCGATATCGAGGAGTCGATCGCCCGCCTCGCCCAGATGGCGCGTGCCGCCGGCATTCATCTTATCCTCGCCACCCAGCGGCCGAGTGTCGACGTCATCACCGGCCTGATCAAGGCGAACTTCCCGACCCGTATCTCCTTCAAGGTCTTTTCCCGCATCGATTCCCGCACCATCCTCGATCAGATGGGGGCGGAAAATCTCCTCGGCATGGGCGATATGCTTTACCTGCCACCGGGGACCGGCGCTCTGCAGCGGGTGCACGGCGCCTTTGTCTCCGAGATCGAAGTGCAGCGTGTTGTCGAGTTTCTCAAGAAGCAGGGGGAGCCGGTCTACGACAAGTCGATCCTCGAAGCGCCGCCGAGCAGTGATGGCGGCAGCGATGGCGGCAGTGACGGTTACGATGAAAAATGGGATGAAGCGATCGCCGTCGTCGCCGATACCCGCCAGGCCTCGGGTTCGATGTTGCAGCGTCGTCTCGGCGTCGGTTACAACCGGGCGATGAAGATGATTGAGCGGATGGAGCAGGAAGGGATCGTCGGTCCGTCGATGGGGAACAGCAAGCCGCGTGAAGTCTTTATCAGCAAGATGACGAAGGACTAGGTTTATGGAGACTGGCACCGCGGGTGTTTGTCCCCATTCTGCTTCAAGTCCCCCTGATTCCTGCACAAAAATTCACCCTGCCTTTACGGATTAAATTCTAAGTAAAATTGAGGTGTTGCGGAAAAAATAAAGTTGCCATTTCAAATATTTTCCTCCTATAATCCCCGCGTTACAATTCCTCTGGTATCCTTTTGCTTTCATTCCATTAAGATCAACAACGATAAGGAGATTTGCGCATGGCCACGAAGTATGTCTATTTCTTTGGCAACGGTGAAGCGGATGGCCGGGGAGAGATGAAGAATCTTCTCGGCGGTAAGGGGGCAAATCTGGCGGAGATGACCGCCATCGGCCTGCCGGTCCCCCCGGGCTTTACCCTCAGCACCGAAGTCTGTACCGCCTATTACAAGAATGAGCGCAACTATCCTGCCTGCCTCCCAGAGGAAGTGACGGCGAATCTGCGGAAGGTTGAAGCCCTCATCGGCAACCGTTTCGGTGATCCCGCCAATCCTCTCCTGGTCTCGGTCCGTTCCGGCGCCCGCGCTTCGATGCCGGGGATGATGGATACCATCCTCAATCTCGGCCTCAATGATGCCACGGTGCAGGGCGTCATTGCCAAGAGCGGTGATGCCCGCTTTGCTTATGATGCCTACCGTCGCTTCGTACAGATGTACTCCGACGTTGTCCTCGGTGTGAAGAAGGATATCTTTGAGCATCAGATGGACGAGGCTAAAGCCAAGCGCGGCGTCAAGCTCGATACCGACCTCACCGCCGACGATCTGCGTGAACTCGTCGCCACCTTTAAAGCGACGGTGCTGCAGCAGACCGGCAAACCCTTCCCCGACGATCCCTCCGAACAGCTCTGGGGCGCCATCGGCGCCGTCTTCGGTTCATGGATGAACCAGCGCGCCATTACCTACCGCCGCCTTAACAATATCCCGGCCGACTGGGGGACCGCCGTCAGCGTTCAGGCGATGGTCTTCGGTAATATGGGGGATGACTGCGCCACCGGCGTTGCCTTTACCCGCAACCCCTCCACCGGCGAGAAGATCTTCTACGGCGAGTTCCTCGTCAATGCCCAGGGGGAGGATGTCGTCGCCGGCATTCGCACTCCGCAGCCGGTGAACAAAGCCGAGGGGGATGGCGTCCTCCCTTCTCTGGAAGAGGTCATGCCTGCCTGTTATGCGCAGCTCCTCGGCATTCAGGAGATCCTCGAAAAACATTATCGCGACATGCAGGATATTGAGTTCACCATTGAAAAAGGGAAGCTCTACATGTTGCAGACCCGTAACGGCAAGCGGACCGCGACCGCAGCGGTGCGCGTTGCTGTCGAGATGGTCAAAGAAGGGCTGATCAGCGAGAAGGAAGCGGTCCTGCGTGTGGCGCCGGAGCAGCTTGACCAGCT
Proteins encoded in this region:
- a CDS encoding cell division protein FtsK; this translates as MSEKAKTTPPATILQDPLHKEIAGVLLGACGIYLALTLFSHHGGDPTMNNNVQPLAIGNLGGQFGAYLSDILYQSFGFAALLIPAGFLAVAWRFLRFRDVHFPLWRIGAYLLLLFSLDGLLALFLSRVELFGETIGEAGGLIGRILADDFFVPLLGRGGAFLILFPLFLVACILSSRFSFVLFFQGRLQEFKFLLAQRREQSRAVKELAARENNATLQEGPRITPPRPVYVEPPTKAAKRKKEAAEAPVQEVFTFLEACGTYHLPPLSLLDHEGEASKPVDREALLANARILETKFADFNVAGEVTEVKPGPVVTMYEFAPAPGVKVNRISNLSDDLSMALRALSIRIVAPIPGRGVVGIEIPNRERETVWLKDIFSSEEFQKNGGRLPLALGKDIFGSTVVADLSRMPHVLVAGSTGSGKSVSINTMVLSLLYRAKPEDVRIIMVDPKMLELSIYEGIPHLLLPVVTNPKKAVLALAWAVREMERRYRLLSDKKVRDIAGYNRKIAKEVDDTAAALARGEVVIDLVEPAYGLDEELPIVSPLEGEVLEHGHLPYIVVIVDELADLMMVAGRDIEESIARLAQMARAAGIHLILATQRPSVDVITGLIKANFPTRISFKVFSRIDSRTILDQMGAENLLGMGDMLYLPPGTGALQRVHGAFVSEIEVQRVVEFLKKQGEPVYDKSILEAPPSSDGGSDGGSDGYDEKWDEAIAVVADTRQASGSMLQRRLGVGYNRAMKMIERMEQEGIVGPSMGNSKPREVFISKMTKD